In the genome of Raphanus sativus cultivar WK10039 chromosome 4, ASM80110v3, whole genome shotgun sequence, one region contains:
- the LOC108848343 gene encoding uncharacterized protein LOC108848343, which translates to MEKNCGRREGINQIGCMWVFISIFGSNQKRLLMDMKRTSKRFAGSDEKKQLTCSSESSHESVEKIMDVSIAGDEHVETKVCEEKFSEMIKLLIAQKEGEIQTCKDLLEAFHVLGSGEESLVLKKVSHEDAQSLGESKRVVEEEEEEKPEAVSKQEAVVLPKRKCTFFGRRWRSEERRNKTSQVVVLKPAPNSLDVDSSSRNKSKTGRTFSRFLIGLIKRRLHSAVGKKSCDVLVDRSQNCYVPEEIQSNEEADKEDTGHRSEEDSKKTLSGLYIAARKHLSEMLANGDIDESLSDKEVPRILGKILSLPEFSSPVDSPRLIPPHGLVRPLSQATEKPKTLHCGSCTDGLTDEDSDKDDGILFTINVSVPKDHAKEAEKTETEPLSETSSSSITQQVEDVNEDVLECREEDRDNQQASNKGMFNQACSSPPESPPSSSVRITECKETATDVQSKLSPVSVLEPLLTDDESSTTTRTRFSSGEVRIQPLCIRFDEADDSPKQDKANNLKTSMDDKKLILAYIEAVVKSSGLSWEELLKKPFYTEQLLEPELADDIVFCSTQLCDDKNLLDDCINEVLMDFCVNELNPGPWIPFLKPELQLISDMEIAAKVAQAGVYRHLLPLPSPHTLDQMVKKDMARTGSWMDLRFDIGWIGSGTSEMILDDLVEEIIRSCRERDAAEPMQEQNSNNL; encoded by the exons ATGGAGAAGAACTGTGGGAGAAGAGAAGGTATAAATCAAATAGGATGTATGTGGGTGTTCATCAGCATCTTTGGATCTAACCAGAAGCGTCTCTTGATGGATATGAAGCGTACTAGCAAAAGATTTGCAG GTAGTGATGAGAAGAAGCAGCTGACCTGTTCTTCTGAGAGCTCTCATGAGAGTGTTGAGAAAATCATGGATGTTTCTATTGCTGGTGATGAACATGTAGAGACTAAGGTCTGTGAAGAAAAGTTCAGTGAGATGATCAAGCTGTTGATAGctcagaaagaaggagagatcCAAACCTGCAAGGACTTGTTGGAGGCTTTTCATGTTTTGGGTTCTGGAGAAGAATCACTAGTCCTCAAGAAGGTTTCACATGAAGATGCTCAAAGCTTGGGAGAGTCCAAGAGAGTagtagaagaggaagaagaagaaaagccTGAAGCAGTCTCAAAACAAGAGGCTGTGGTGTTACCAAAGAGGAAATGTACATTCTTTGGAAGGAGATGGAGAtcagaagagagaagaaacaaaacatctCAAGTTGTTGTTTTGAAACCTGCTCCAAATAGTTTGGATGTTGATTCTTCATCAAGAAACAAGTCCAAAACAGGAAGAACCTTTTCTAGGTTTCTTATCGGTTTAATCAAAAGAAGACTACACTCTGCCGTTGGTAAGAAGTCATGTGATGTTCTTGTTGATAGGAGCCAAAACTGTTATGTGCCAGAAGAGATACAGAGCAATGAAGAGGCTGATAAAGAGGATACTGGCCACAGAAGCGAAGAAGATTCAAAGAAGACTCTGTCCGGCTTGTATATTGCAGCTAGAAAACACTTGTCTGAAATGCTTGCAAATGGAGATATAGATGAGAGTTTATCAGATAAGGAAGTACCAAGAATCCTAGGGAAGATTCTTTCTCTCCCCGAGTTCTCATCACCAGTAGATAGCCCTAGACTGATCCCTCCGCATGGTTTGGTTAGGCCTCTAAGCCAAGCAACCGAGAAACCAAAGACTCTGCATTGCGGTTCATGTACAGATGGTCTTACTGATGAAGATTCAGACAAAGATGATGGAATATTGTTTACCATCAATGTCTCTGTCCCCAAAG ACCATGCGAAGGAAGCTGAGAAGACAGAGACAGAACCATTATCTGAAACTAGCAGCTCTTCCATCACACAACAGGTCGAAGATGTTAATGAAGATGTGCTTGAATGTCGTGAAGAAGACAGAGATAATCAGCAAGCATCTAATAAG GGAATGTTCAATCAAGCGTGTTCTTCTCCTCCAGAATCTCCACCAAGTTCTTCAGTTAGGATAACTGAATGCAAAGAAACTGCCACTGATGTGCAAAGCAAGTTAAGTCCAGTCTCTGTCCTCGAACCTCTGCTTACAGATGATGAGAGTAGCACAACAACAAGGACAAGGTTCAGTTCAG GTGAAGTAAGGATACAGCCACTCTGTATAAGATTCGATGAAGCTGATGATTCTCCAAAACAAGACAAAGCCAACAATCTCAAAACAAGCATGGATGACAAGAAGTTGATACTTGCATACATTGAAGCCGTTGTGAAATCCTCAGGGTTGAGCTGGGAAGAGCTTTTGAAGAAGCCCTTTTACACAGAACAGCTTCTTGAGCCTGAGTTAGCAGATGACATAGTCTTCTGTTCTACACAGCTCTGCGATGATAAGAATCTCCTTGACGACTGTATCAATGAAGTTCTTATGGACTTCTGTGTGAATGAACTGAATCCAGGGCCTTGGATTCCGTTCCTGAAACCTGAACTCCAGCTAATCTCAGACATGGAGATCGCAGCTAAAGTGGCACAAGCAGGGGTTTACAGGCATCTCCTACCTTTGCCATCCCCTCACACTTTAGACCAGATGGTGAAGAAAGACATGGCTAGAACAGGTAGCTGGATGGATCTCAGGTTTGATATTGGCTGGATTGgttccggcacaagtgaaatga